In Citrus sinensis cultivar Valencia sweet orange chromosome 2, DVS_A1.0, whole genome shotgun sequence, a single genomic region encodes these proteins:
- the LOC102619173 gene encoding fasciclin-like arabinogalactan protein 21, which produces MASSCSECWRALAFFTISVVLACMAISMSLHAIPKDNGSPSTKPVNYQLFSNASKALRRSGFNIIATLLQVSPEIFLSSHNSTIFAIQDSAISNTSLPPWLFKKLLQYHTSPLKLSMNDLLMKPQGSCLPTFLHQKKVAITKIVVKERLIEINNVLVSRPDIFLEGSLSIHGVLEPFSSLDPQNIHPGWDYIQSQICDSFSSTLVSDITESKNMVNEWTKIIRLLSSNGFVSFAIGLHSVIDQILEDNINLNLTTIFAPADFAVVASSSPLLDRIVRLHILPQRFTYKELASLPGKTLLKTLVPNQYLVISGGADFIQGFDINGVHIFAPEILSSKQFVIHGISQAFRDSRTS; this is translated from the coding sequence ATGGCTTCTTCTTGTTCAGAATGTTGGCGGGCATTAGCCTTCTTCACCATCTCAGTAGTCTTGGCCTGCATGGCAATCTCCATGTCACTGCATGCAATCCCAAAAGACAACGGCAGTCCTTCAACGAAACCCGTCAACTATCAACTCTTTTCAAACGCTTCTAAAGCCTTAAGAAGATCAGGCTTCAACATCATTGCCACTCTCCTTCAAGTCTCCCCTgaaatctttctttcttctcatAACTCAACAATCTTTGCCATCCAAGATTCTGCCATCTCCAACACTTCTCTCCCTCCTTGGCTCTTTAAAAAGCTTCTTCAATACCATACCTCTCCTCTTAAGCTTTCCATGAATGATCTCTTAATGAAGCCTCAGGGTAGTTGCTTGCCTACCTTTCTTCATCAAAAGAAAGTCGCCATAACCAAGATCGTTGTAAAAGAAAGATTGATAGAGATCAACAATGTGTTGGTGTCTCGACCTGATATATTTCTTGAAGGATCCTTGTCAATTCATGGGGTTCTTGAGCCATTTTCATCTTTGGATCCTCAAAATATTCACCCAGGTTGGGATTACATTCAATCACAAATATGTGATTCCTTTTCGAGTACTCTAGTTTCTGATATCACTGAATCCAAGAACATGGTCAATGAGTGGACCAAAATTATCCGTTTGCTGAGCTCAAAtggttttgtttcttttgctATCGGCTTGCATTCTGTTATCGATCAGATTCTTGAAGATAACATCAACCTGAACTTGACCACAATCTTTGCCCCAGCAGACTTTGCAGTTGTAGCATCTTCTTCTCCCTTGCTTGACAGAATCGTGAGGCTCCATATATTGCCTCAAAGATTTACGTATAAAGAACTGGCTTCTTTACCCGGTAAAACATTACTAAAGACGTTAGTACCCAATCAATATCTCGTGATCAGTGGAGGTGCTGATTTTATCCAAGGATTTGACATCAATGGAGTGCATATTTTTGCCCCTGAAATATTATCGTCCAAGCAGTTTGTGATTCATGGAATTTCTCAAGCTTTTCGAGATAGTAGGACTTCCTGA